From a region of the Primulina eburnea isolate SZY01 chromosome 7, ASM2296580v1, whole genome shotgun sequence genome:
- the LOC140837224 gene encoding LOW QUALITY PROTEIN: receptor-like protein EIX2 (The sequence of the model RefSeq protein was modified relative to this genomic sequence to represent the inferred CDS: deleted 1 base in 1 codon): MNSSGIKLLFTCLHVLLLLILFTFPVIVTINPVRCLEKERFALLKIKADLKDNGGSTFKWGIKENKKDCCRWDGVQCDNKTNHVVSLDISTTFVSSKLSPFLLDLVDLNYLTLDGIDFNGSQILEFMVSLGKLQYLSIHDSNIGGVIPHHLGNLSMLRYLDLSGNSLLNITDLDWLSSMQSLEYLDLSYIDLSRVATWLQVIGNLPSLNHLNLMSCSLSSTLPASVNLINTSTSLSFIDLSSNSLTTTSILSQFLKVSRSFTYIDFSGNYIKGKIPDALGNMTLLSHVDLSGNSLEGGVPTALWNSTMVEYLNLGENLFYGSLPDVLKLHNLEVLRLHENGFVGSVPDLTWCTSLQTVDFHDNMFNGTLTKSIGSLSKLEILDLSSNHLEGMIDEVHFFNLSLLRNLDFSFHSKLRVKINSHWNPPFKLEMIGLAYCNLGPKFPRWLQKAYSGFVSVDISNAQISDTITNIEWNSSICFQDLNMSYNQISGILPNFSCPKLSSLDLSYNEFSGSLPLLSQDLEFLNLGRNKFSGTLINTCASSGLLMLDLADNQLSGNLPNCLMNCTNIEFINLANNLLFGEIPKSLGYLNHLSSLYLRNNYFTGKIPTTLRDCSWLFVLDLGENNFSGSIPPWMGTSFKYLTVMSLTSNEFYGRLPTTLCHLQSLQLLDLSVNKISGKIPKCIGNFSSMTSKPVPDLSPDNISNSFPILEYKPGFDDKIEIIWKDKKVEYDKNLGFLKAIDLSSNKFIGQIPLEITSLDGLFALNISRNNLVGSIPENIFRLELLNSLDLSENNLSGHIPDSLSQLSHLGVLNLSFNNLSGRIPWNTHMQTFNSFSYVGNPELCGPPLSKSCPEDQRSNSTDDVDAADNSELVTTGFYISMVLGFIFGFWGVLGTLVWNKSCRHIWFKKLIDVNDWFSVKIAVNRNRARRYFETSIAT; encoded by the exons ATGAACTCATCCGGAATAAAATTACTCTTTACTTGTTTGCACGTGCTACTTCTTCTGATTCTATTCACCTTTCCTGTGATTGTAACCATTAATCCAGTGCGATGCTTGGAGAAGGAGAGATTTGCGCTACTCAAGATCAAAGCGGACCTCAAAGATAACGGCGGATCGACCTTCAAATGGGGAATCAAGGAAAATAAAAAGGATTGCTGCAGATGGGATGGTGTCCAATGTGATAATAAGACTAATCATGTCGTAAGTTTGGACATATCTACCACTTTCGTAAGTTCTAAGCTCAGCCCTTTCTTGCTGGATTTAGTAGACCTCAACTATCTTACCCTCGATGGGATTGATTTTAATGGCAGCCAAATTCTTGAATTCATGGTTTCTCTTGGTAAACTACAATATCTCAGTATACACGATTCTAATATCGGTGGTGTAATCCCGCATCATCTGGGGAATCTATCCATGTTGCGGTATCTTGATCTTAGTGGCAATTCGTTATTAAATATTACAGACCTTGATTGGCTTTCTAGTATGCAGTCGTTGGAATATCTTGACCTTAGCTATATCGATCTCAGTAGGGTTGCAACATGGCTCCAGGTAATTGGCAATCTTCCCagcctaaatcatttaaacttgaTGTCATGTAGCCTTTCATCCACTCTTCCTGCCTCAGTTAATTTGATCAATACTTCTACTTCTCTTTCTTTCATAGATCTTTCTTCGAATTCTCTAACCACCACTTCAATATTAAGCCAGTTTCTTAAAGTCAGCCGAAGCTTTACTTACATTGATTTCTCAGGTAATTATATCAAGGGAAAGATCCCGGATGCTCTAGGTAATATGACGTTATTATCACATGTCGATCTCTCAGGTAACAGCCTTGAAGGTGGTGTTCCTACTGCTTTGTGGAATTCCACCATGGTAGAATATCTTAATCTGGGtgaaaatttattttacggCTCATTACCTGATGTGTTAAAACTTCACAATCTTGAGGTTCTACGTCTCCAtgaaaatggatttgttggCAGCGTGCCTGATCTGACATGGTGTACATCTTTACAAACTGTGGATTTTCATGACAACATGTTCAATGGAACTTTGACTAAAAGCATCGGATCTCTTTCCAAGCTCGAGATTTTGGATCTTAGTTCAAACCACTTAGAAGGGATGATCGATGAAGttcatttttttaatctttctcTATTGCGAAACTTAGACTTTTCTTTCCACTCAAAGTTAAGGGTAAAGATCAACTCTCACTGGAATCCTCCATTTAAACTTGAAATGATAGGTCTGGCCTATTGCAACTTGGGGCCAAAATTCCCAAGGTGGCTTCAAAAGGCTTACTCGGGGTTTGTAAGTGTTGACATTTCCAATGCCCAAATTTCTGACACTATAACGAATATTGAATGGAATAGTTCCATTTGTTTTCAGGACTTGAACATGTCATACAACCagatttctggaattcttcCTAATTTTTCGTGTCCTAAG TTATCAAGCTTAGACTTGAGTTATAACGAGTTTAGTGGTTCGCTACCTCTTTTAAGTCAAGATTTGGAATTTCTGAATTTAGGAAGGAATAAATTTTCTGGGACATTGATCAATACTTGTGCTTCAAGTGGGCTGCTAATGCTTGACCTAGCGGACAACCAACTATCAGGAAACCTCCCAAATTGTTTGATGAACTGCACAAACATTGAGTTTATTAATTTGGCAAACAACTTGTTGTTTGGGGAAATTCCGAAATCGCTTGGCTACTTAAATCATCTTTCTTCTTTGTATCTAAGGAACAATTATTTCACGGGAAAGATTCCGACAACATTGAGAGACTGTAGTTGGCTATTTGTGTTGGATCTTGGGGAAAACAATTTCTCAGGTAGTATACCACCATGGATGGGAACAAGTTTCAAATATTTGACTGTTATGAGCCTAACATCCAATGAGTTTTATGGTCGCTTGCCTACAACCTTGTGTCATTTACAAAGTCTTCAACTTTTGGACCTTTCTGTAAATAAGATTTCCGGAAAAATACCAAAATGCATAGGCAATTTCAGTTCCATGACTTCAAAGCCTGTACCCGACCTATCTCCCGACAATATTTCAAATAGTTTTCCCATTTTAGAGTACAAACCAGGCTTCGATGATAAAATAGAAATAATATGGAAAGACAAGAAGGTAGAGTATGATAAGAATCTTGGATTTCTGAAAGCCATTGATCTTTCGAGCAACAAGTTCATTGGACAAATACCTCTTGAAATTACAAGTCTTGACGGTCTTTTTGCCTTGAATATTTCAAGAAACAACCTGGTTGGATCAATCCCAGAAAACATTTTCCGATTGGAATTGCTAAACTCCCTTGATTTGTCAGAAAACAACCTTTCAGGTCACATTCCCGACAGCCTTTCGCAACTGAGTCACCTCGGAGTCCTGAACCTGTCATTCAACAACTTGTCCGGTAGAATTCCCTGGAACACTCACATGCAAACTTTCAACTCCTTTTCATACGTAGGAAATCCAGAATTGTGTGGTCCTCCCCTTTCAAAGTCTTGTCCAGAGGATCAGAGGTCGAACTCTACTGACGATGTCGACGCAGCGGACAATAGCGAGCTCGTAACCACAGGGTTTTACATCAGTATGGTACTCGGGTTCATTTTTGGCTTTTGGGGAGTCCTTGGAACTTTAGTTTGGAATAAATCTTGTAGGCATATATGGTTTAAGAAGCTGATAGATGTGAATGATTGGTTTTCTGTAAAGATAGCGGTGAATCGGAACCGTGCGCGAAGATATTTTGAAACAAGCATAGCTACATAA